From the genome of Rhinatrema bivittatum chromosome 18, aRhiBiv1.1, whole genome shotgun sequence, one region includes:
- the LOC115080021 gene encoding platelet-derived growth factor receptor-like protein isoform X2 produces the protein MGLNQSPDPFHSSLWHTLYSSVSDQLDLLSVECEDKEKPSRIKVKKLPQESRAAALKPQRAESKKPKKSAPKAKPIGKASLAAGQGHRAETTLTRVLQGGHFQQAGDTVTARAGETLELRCKGRSVGWRYPAYLLEDDEGRLRIKHFDKHSQLMVVNSTAADTGEYSCGSYQCKGGNCQEGQDRIGKTFIFFTDPQDLFVPTEDYYEVVQMRTNQPTRLPCQVTNPLAKVTLHREFPPEEVPVNGVEISFDVKKGFIIYRPRPLYAGSLFCMAELNGLRQISTKYMLIYVNYPSSAPKATIKASESSIHIGDNFIVTCTVLGEPEINVDFTWDYPGQQMGRPPYVRESTDLVRRGGQVQQESQSMLYVDEVRAVDEGTYTCNAQNLQGTTSVSTRVTVRPPNLLKRRAQFSR, from the exons ATGGGGCTCAATCAATCTCCAGATCCCTTTCATTCATCCTTGTGGCACACCCTCTACTCATCAGTCAGTGATCAACTGGACTTGCTTTCAG TTGAATGTGAGGATAAAGAGAAACCCTCCAGAATCAAAGTGAAGAAGTTACCACAGGAGTCCAGGGCAGCTGCTCTTAAACCACAAAGGGCTGAaagcaaaaaacccaaaaagtcaGCCCCAAAGGCTAAGCCCATAGGAAAAGCAAGTCTCGCTGCCGGTCAGGGGCACCGAGCGGAAACGACCCTGACCCGGGTGCTGCAGGGAGGCCATTTCCAGCAGGCGGGCGACACGGTGACAGCGCGAGCCGGCGAGACGCTGGAACTGCGCTGCAAGGGTCGCTCTGTTGGCTGGAGATACCCTGCCTACCTGCTGGAGGACGACGAGGGCAGGCTCAG aaTCAAACACTTCGACAAGCACAGTCAGCTGATGGTGGTAAATTCGACTGCTGCTGACACCGGCGAGTACAGCTGTGGCTCGTACCAGTGCAAAGGCGGCAACTGCCAGGAGGGACAGGACAGGATTGGCAAAACCTTCATATTTTTCACAG ACCCCCAGGATCTCTTTGTGCCTACTGAGGATTACTACGAAGTGGTACAGATGCGGACAAACCAACCCACCCGCCTGCCATGCCAGGTCACCAACCCTCTGGCCAAGGTGACGTTGCACCGTGAGTTCCCGCCCGAAGAGGTCCCCGTCAATGGGGTGGAGATCTCCTTTGATGTGAAGAAAGGATTTATCATCTACCGCCCCAGGCCTTTGTATGCTGGGTCTCTGTTCTGCATGGCAGAACTCAATGGCCTGCGTCAGATCTCCACCAAATACATGCTTATTTATGTCAATT ATCCTTCATCTGCCCCCAAGGCTACAATTAAAGCCTCTGAAAGCTCCATCCACATTGGAGATAACTTCATCGTGACCTGCACCGTTCTCGGAGAGCCAGAGATCAATGTTGATTTTACCTGGGATTATCCAGGGCAGCAG ATGGGACGTCCTCCCTACGTCCGTGAGAGCACAGACCTGGTGCGTCGAGGCGGACAGGTGCAACAAGAGTCCCAGAGCATGCTCTATGTGGATGAGGTCCGTGCTGTGGATGAGGGGACATACACTTGCAATgcccagaacctccagggcaCAACGTCTGTCTCCACCCGCGTTACTGTGAGGCCACCAAATTTGCTTAAGAGGAGAGCACAGTTCAGCAGATGA
- the LOC115080021 gene encoding platelet-derived growth factor receptor-like protein isoform X3, with product MNFKVFLLVWLSSLLLLILVECEDKEKPSRIKVKKLPQESRAAALKPQRAESKKPKKSAPKAKPIGKASLAAGQGHRAETTLTRVLQGGHFQQAGDTVTARAGETLELRCKGRSVGWRYPAYLLEDDEGRLRIKHFDKHSQLMVVNSTAADTGEYSCGSYQCKGGNCQEGQDRIGKTFIFFTDPQDLFVPTEDYYEVVQMRTNQPTRLPCQVTNPLAKVTLHREFPPEEVPVNGVEISFDVKKGFIIYRPRPLYAGSLFCMAELNGLRQISTKYMLIYVNYPSSAPKATIKASESSIHIGDNFIVTCTVLGEPEINVDFTWDYPGQQMGRPPYVRESTDLVRRGGQVQQESQSMLYVDEVRAVDEGTYTCNAQNLQGTTSVSTRVTVRPPNLLKRRAQFSR from the exons ATGAATTTCAAGGTGTTCCTTCTTGTGTGGCTGTCCAGCCTTCTCCTTTTAATCTTAG TTGAATGTGAGGATAAAGAGAAACCCTCCAGAATCAAAGTGAAGAAGTTACCACAGGAGTCCAGGGCAGCTGCTCTTAAACCACAAAGGGCTGAaagcaaaaaacccaaaaagtcaGCCCCAAAGGCTAAGCCCATAGGAAAAGCAAGTCTCGCTGCCGGTCAGGGGCACCGAGCGGAAACGACCCTGACCCGGGTGCTGCAGGGAGGCCATTTCCAGCAGGCGGGCGACACGGTGACAGCGCGAGCCGGCGAGACGCTGGAACTGCGCTGCAAGGGTCGCTCTGTTGGCTGGAGATACCCTGCCTACCTGCTGGAGGACGACGAGGGCAGGCTCAG aaTCAAACACTTCGACAAGCACAGTCAGCTGATGGTGGTAAATTCGACTGCTGCTGACACCGGCGAGTACAGCTGTGGCTCGTACCAGTGCAAAGGCGGCAACTGCCAGGAGGGACAGGACAGGATTGGCAAAACCTTCATATTTTTCACAG ACCCCCAGGATCTCTTTGTGCCTACTGAGGATTACTACGAAGTGGTACAGATGCGGACAAACCAACCCACCCGCCTGCCATGCCAGGTCACCAACCCTCTGGCCAAGGTGACGTTGCACCGTGAGTTCCCGCCCGAAGAGGTCCCCGTCAATGGGGTGGAGATCTCCTTTGATGTGAAGAAAGGATTTATCATCTACCGCCCCAGGCCTTTGTATGCTGGGTCTCTGTTCTGCATGGCAGAACTCAATGGCCTGCGTCAGATCTCCACCAAATACATGCTTATTTATGTCAATT ATCCTTCATCTGCCCCCAAGGCTACAATTAAAGCCTCTGAAAGCTCCATCCACATTGGAGATAACTTCATCGTGACCTGCACCGTTCTCGGAGAGCCAGAGATCAATGTTGATTTTACCTGGGATTATCCAGGGCAGCAG ATGGGACGTCCTCCCTACGTCCGTGAGAGCACAGACCTGGTGCGTCGAGGCGGACAGGTGCAACAAGAGTCCCAGAGCATGCTCTATGTGGATGAGGTCCGTGCTGTGGATGAGGGGACATACACTTGCAATgcccagaacctccagggcaCAACGTCTGTCTCCACCCGCGTTACTGTGAGGCCACCAAATTTGCTTAAGAGGAGAGCACAGTTCAGCAGATGA
- the LOC115080021 gene encoding platelet-derived growth factor receptor-like protein isoform X1 gives MSCMSVIICPPPPRSKRAFVNAAERARVASPGWAFSRIWGGHGFRPVECEDKEKPSRIKVKKLPQESRAAALKPQRAESKKPKKSAPKAKPIGKASLAAGQGHRAETTLTRVLQGGHFQQAGDTVTARAGETLELRCKGRSVGWRYPAYLLEDDEGRLRIKHFDKHSQLMVVNSTAADTGEYSCGSYQCKGGNCQEGQDRIGKTFIFFTDPQDLFVPTEDYYEVVQMRTNQPTRLPCQVTNPLAKVTLHREFPPEEVPVNGVEISFDVKKGFIIYRPRPLYAGSLFCMAELNGLRQISTKYMLIYVNYPSSAPKATIKASESSIHIGDNFIVTCTVLGEPEINVDFTWDYPGQQMGRPPYVRESTDLVRRGGQVQQESQSMLYVDEVRAVDEGTYTCNAQNLQGTTSVSTRVTVRPPNLLKRRAQFSR, from the exons ATGTCATGCATGAGCGTTATTatttgccctccccctccccgatcCAAACGCGCCTTTGTTAATGCAGCTGAGCGTGCACGCGTGGCGAGCCCCGGGTGGGCTTTTAGCCGCATTTGGGGAGGGCACGGTTTTCGACCAG TTGAATGTGAGGATAAAGAGAAACCCTCCAGAATCAAAGTGAAGAAGTTACCACAGGAGTCCAGGGCAGCTGCTCTTAAACCACAAAGGGCTGAaagcaaaaaacccaaaaagtcaGCCCCAAAGGCTAAGCCCATAGGAAAAGCAAGTCTCGCTGCCGGTCAGGGGCACCGAGCGGAAACGACCCTGACCCGGGTGCTGCAGGGAGGCCATTTCCAGCAGGCGGGCGACACGGTGACAGCGCGAGCCGGCGAGACGCTGGAACTGCGCTGCAAGGGTCGCTCTGTTGGCTGGAGATACCCTGCCTACCTGCTGGAGGACGACGAGGGCAGGCTCAG aaTCAAACACTTCGACAAGCACAGTCAGCTGATGGTGGTAAATTCGACTGCTGCTGACACCGGCGAGTACAGCTGTGGCTCGTACCAGTGCAAAGGCGGCAACTGCCAGGAGGGACAGGACAGGATTGGCAAAACCTTCATATTTTTCACAG ACCCCCAGGATCTCTTTGTGCCTACTGAGGATTACTACGAAGTGGTACAGATGCGGACAAACCAACCCACCCGCCTGCCATGCCAGGTCACCAACCCTCTGGCCAAGGTGACGTTGCACCGTGAGTTCCCGCCCGAAGAGGTCCCCGTCAATGGGGTGGAGATCTCCTTTGATGTGAAGAAAGGATTTATCATCTACCGCCCCAGGCCTTTGTATGCTGGGTCTCTGTTCTGCATGGCAGAACTCAATGGCCTGCGTCAGATCTCCACCAAATACATGCTTATTTATGTCAATT ATCCTTCATCTGCCCCCAAGGCTACAATTAAAGCCTCTGAAAGCTCCATCCACATTGGAGATAACTTCATCGTGACCTGCACCGTTCTCGGAGAGCCAGAGATCAATGTTGATTTTACCTGGGATTATCCAGGGCAGCAG ATGGGACGTCCTCCCTACGTCCGTGAGAGCACAGACCTGGTGCGTCGAGGCGGACAGGTGCAACAAGAGTCCCAGAGCATGCTCTATGTGGATGAGGTCCGTGCTGTGGATGAGGGGACATACACTTGCAATgcccagaacctccagggcaCAACGTCTGTCTCCACCCGCGTTACTGTGAGGCCACCAAATTTGCTTAAGAGGAGAGCACAGTTCAGCAGATGA